In Bos indicus isolate NIAB-ARS_2022 breed Sahiwal x Tharparkar chromosome 10, NIAB-ARS_B.indTharparkar_mat_pri_1.0, whole genome shotgun sequence, the DNA window AAATTCCTATATGCAGATAAAGAAGTTTTGGCACAGATCAAACTGACTCTCCTAAAGTCACACAGGTGGCCAacgtgggatttgaacccagagacACTTGCTCCAGATTCTTAACAGCTGCACCTGACCACCCACTGGTGGGGCCCAAGAACATCTATCCTGAGAGCCAGGCAAAGGAGCTGGTCAGGTAACTAGCGTTAATCAACACAGGCTTCGACCAGTAGAGTTTGAGTCATACTTCACATATCAGATGGAATGGGAGAAGACAGCAGAGATCCCCCAGAGGGCTATCTCCCTGGCAGAAAGGCACAGGTAAGGGAACTGAGTAGCAGCAGCCACTTCTGGACAGTATCTGACTGCTGTTTACAGGTTCCTGAGAAAGCAGCGAGCTGAGGGTTGGCAGGACAGACGATCTTGACTCAAGTGGAATATCTGACTGGGAACAGAAAATAAAGTTGGTGAATCAAGATTTGGTACTGGGCCTTGAGCACATGGCTGAGAAATTCCAGTTcgttaaaaatagaaaactaggCATCACTCTGaacatttgggaaaaaataagaaCAGGAAAATGACACAAAACTCaatgcagaaaaacaaaacagataataaAAAAGATTGTAAAAAATGGCTATGAGGGAAAAACTGTGCATCATTATTTACCATTGGTTTAATAAGAAAGAGAGCAGGAAATCCCAGtttgagtaaaaataaatgaatataacttATCAAAATCTCAGATTTCTCCAGCTCAGAAAGTCATGACTAAGTGTTAAGAAGCGGCCCCTGGAGGAACTGGCATACGTGTGAGTGTGTTCACGGCCTCAGCTGCCATCAGGACCCTCCTCTCCCGGAGCATAAGGGAACTGGGTGGCAAAGCACCCCATGTCTGACACTCAACAGCAGCCTGGCTCAGATGGCTCCACGGAAACCACAGAGATGCAGtctgtttcttcctctccaaAATCAAGATgaaccccctccacacacacatacccctcgTCACCAGAAATCACACCGTTTCTTAGCGTACTTCTGGATGCAAAGGTGAAAAGGTGACCTGATGCAGGACTAAAGGATAGTCATCTTCAGGAAATTCAGGTAAAAAAATTggtatagatgaacctatttccagggcaggagtagagacacAGATGAGAGAAGAGGTATGTGGACACAGGGGGAAAGGTAggcgggatgaattgggagattgggattgacacatatacactaccatgcgtaaaacagatagctagtgggaacctgctataaagcacagggagctcggctcggtgctctgtgatgacctagaggggtgggatgcgggtggagggaagcccaaagagggaggagatatatgtgcatgtgtgtgtatatatatgtatgtatatatataatgcttttgaactgtagtgttggagaagactcttgagagtcccttggactgcaaggagatccaaccagtccattctgaaggagatcagccctgggatttctttggaaggaatgatgctaaagctgaaactccagtactttggctacctcatgtgaagagttgactcattggaaaagactctgatgctgggagggattgggggcaggaggagaaggggtcaacagaggatgagatggccggatggcatcactgactcgatggacttgagtctgagtgaactccgggagttggtgatggacagggaggactggcgtgctgtgattcatggggtcacaaagagtcagacacgactgagcaactgaactgatatatgtatatacacacacatatagctgtttcacttcattgtacagcagaaactaatgttGTAAAGTGTTtgtattacaattttaaaaaacactgttcTGCCCTCAAATTAATAAATGATGgatttgtattcagttcagttgctcagtcgtatccaactctttgcgacccctctttgagcctgccaggctcctctgtctatgaaattctccaggcaagaatactggagtgggttgccatttacttctccaggggatcttccttacccaggggttgaacccatgtctcctggattgcaggcagattcaccatctgagccactagggaagtcctacagATGTGTAGAGTTGGGTTAATTGAACTAAACTAGTAGGTGGAGCTCTACCGGCAGCTTTCGACGGCAGGATGTCTCATAGGAAGTTCTCTGCTCCCAGGCACGGGTCCCTGGGCTTCCTGCCTCGGAAGCGCAGCAGCCAGCACCGCAAGAAGGTGAAGAGCTTCCCCAAGGATGACTCTTCCAAGCCCGTACACCTCACTGCCTTTCTTGGCTACAAGGCTGGCATGACCCACATTGTGAGGGAGGTCGATAGGCCAGGGTCCAAGGTGAACAAGAAGGAAGTTGTGGAGGCTGTGACCATCATGGAGACTCCACCCATGGTGATTGTGGGCATCGTGGGCTACGTGGAAACACCCTGAGGCTCCGGACCTTTAAGACCATCTTTGCTGAGCATATCAGCGACGAGTGCAAAAGGCGCTTCTACAAGAACTGGCATAAGTCCAAGAAGAAGGCCTTCACCAAATACTGCAAGAAGTGGCAGGACGCAGACAGCAAGAAGCCCCTTGAGAGGGACTTCAGCAGCATGAAAAAGTACTGTCAGGTCATCCGTGTCATTGCCCACACCCAGATGTGCCTGCTTCCTCTGCGCCAGAAGAAGGCATACCTCATGGAGGTCCAGGTGAACGGAGGCACTGTTCAGAGGCCGAGAAACTGGACTGGGCCCGCGAGAGGCTTGAGCAGCAGGTCCCTGTGAGCCAAGTGTTTGGCCAGGATGAGATGATTAATGTCATTGGGGTGACCAAGGGCCAAGGCTACAAAGGTGTCACCAGCCGTTGGCACACCAAGAAGCTGCCCTGTAAGACCCATCGAGGGCTGCGCAAGGTTGCCTGTATTGGGGCGTGGCATCCTGCCTGGGTGGCCTTCTCTGTGGCTCCAGCTGGGCAGAAAGGCTACCATCACCGCACTGAGATCAACAAGAAGATCTACAAGATGGGTCAGGGCTACCTCATCAAGGACGGCAAACTGATCAAGAACAATGCCTCTACTGATTACGATCTGTCTGACAAGAGCATCAACCCTCTGGGTGGCTTTGTCCACTACGGTGAGGTGACCAATGACTTTGTCATGCTCAGAGGCTGCGTGGTGGGAACCAAGAAGTGAGTGCTCACTCTGCACAAGTCCTTGCTGGTACAGACCAAATGGCGGGCCCTGGAGAAGATCGACCTCAAATGTATTGACACCACCTCCAAATTTGGTCATGGTCGCTTCCAGACTGTGGAGGAGAAGAAAGCCTTCATGGGACCACTTAAGAAGGACCGAATTGCAAAGGAAGAAGGGGCCTAATAGAACAGATTATACAGCTGGTAGAatctcaataaaattattttccagtggaaaaaaagtaaataaactagTAGGCGGAGGCATGGAAATGCTATGGGCAAAAAGAGAGGCTTGGCAGTATAGCCAGCAACATACAAATGCAACTGTGCCAAAGTTTAAAAGTTTATGGGCACACCATCTGCATGTTTCTAACAAAAAATAAGTTAGGCCCCCATGAAAGTCTATTACATGACTGAAACTATAATTATAATGGGTTAGCTACTGGTAGGCTGGTTTGGGGATCTTTTAAAACCGTGTATGTAGGGGGGAGGGGAGCTGCATGCTCAGGATGGGACTTGCTGAGCCAGGAATACAAGCTGTGCTTTCCAGCACAGCGGGGGAACATGGGTATGCTCCTGGTCAGAGGAACATCTGGTTCCTTTTCTGTACCTGCCTCCGTGTGCAGATGAGCACACGTAATACTGACAGTGCCAACTTAGGTGAAAGGCAAACGCTACAATTTTCTTTCAGTAATTCAAACAAGTATTTACCAAGAACTCCCTATGCGCCtggccctggagtaggaactgaGGATACAGCAGggaacaagagaaacaaaaattcctgtcctggacttccctggtggcgcagtagatgggaatctgcctgccttgcaggggacatgggttcaatacctggtctgggaagagtccacatgcctcggaacagctaagcccgtgagccacagctactgaagccttcATGCTctagagagcctgtgctctgcagcaagagaagacactaGCAATGAGAACCCTGCGCACTGCAACCAAGACTAGTTCCcccttgccgcaactagagaaagccctcgcgcAACAACCAACACCCAGCGTggccagaaataaatttaattaaaaaaattatttcctgtcCTGAAGCTTATATCCCCCTCCCTAGACAACAGTCAACAGACAGGTAAATTATTTGGCATCGGGGATAATATCCAGAGCTATGCAGAAACTTAAGTCAGGGAGGGACAGGAGGGCGAAGGTGACTTTGGGCAGAGGCCTAGAGGAGGGGAGGATGAGTGAGGGCAGGCACGCCCTGTCAGGCAGGCAGGCACGTGGGAGAaacaggggcagggagaggggagaaggccGGAGAAGTAGCCCTGGCCACTTCTCTCCTGTCAGGCCTGGGAGGTCAAGGGGAGGATCTGGGTTTTAGTCTGAGCGAggtgggaagctgctggaggGTTTGGAGCAGAAGGGTGATGCTGTGTGGGAAGGGACTGGTGGCTTGGTCGTCGGAGGTGCTGATGGAGGGGCTGGAGAACAGACCACATCTGGAGTGCTGTGAGGTAGAGCTGCCAGGGTAGGCTGATGGACTGGAtagagggagagaagaggaggaggagtagGGGGTAAGGTAGAGAGAGGGGAGGCgggtggggaggagaaagagagggcTCCACAGGGATGTTCATTTCCTGGTGTGGGAACTGGAAGGCTGGAGCTGCCACTTACTGGAGGAGGTCTGTGGGAGGTCAGTTCTGGCAGCAcctctgaggcacctgggaagctccactcTGGCTCTGACAGGGACTTACACCTTCAGCATGGTGCCAGGCAGAAGGAAAGCTGCCTTCCTTCCTATGAATTCTGGGAACtgctgcatcagaatcacctgggatcctaactaaaaatgcaaattcctagAGCATACCTTTGACCTACCAATTCAGACTCAGAGGGCAGATCCCAAGAGTCTGCACCTTAGCCACTCCTGGGGTCTCTTATGCCCATGGATGACAATGGTCAGCGTATTTGCAAACCTTCCCTGAGTTGGAGAATGCTGTTTCATGTAGTGAATGAATTTCATCTGACCAATTAATTAGCAGCTCCTGGGGTGGGTGGGTTTCAGGGAATGCTTTAGCATTCACTCCTGCCCTGACTGAGAAGCAGGACGCTGCGCTGGATGGCCCACTTAGGCTAAGTCCACAAGCGTGGCATGTGAAGATCCTTAATGGAGGAAACCAGGTGCCCAGGACCGGGTCTTTATCGGGGCAAGAAAAGCCAGACTTCTGGCCAATGTGACTTCTCAAACTTCTATGGGAACTGCAGGTAGATTCAAGGATGCTGAACCCCATGGAGGTGGGGACTCAGTGTCTGAATCCCAGCTGGATGAGATGTGCAGTGAGTACCTGTTCTTTCTCAGTGGTCATTTCTATGCCTCTTTTATCTCACACCTATAAATGTGTTTTCACACACTTCTTCCTGTTCCACAAAGATTATATGATCTTCTGGCTCTAAATCCAACACTCCTTCCCTCATATCAGCAATACTCAATTGAagtgggcttcagaatcactagGGGACCTGGCTTAAACAGGCAGATTCTGGGTCagaaggtggaggaggggtgTGGAATCAGCATTTTAAACCAGGGCCATGAAAGAAAGAACCACAAGTGGACTAGAGCCACACTTCAAGAAATTTAGTTTTCATCCCACAGATTCCTCTCTCCCAAATTTTACCCACTGGGCAGGCTTCACTCCAGACCCTCTGGGGACCCACATTCTGCCTGGCGGCTCCTGTCACAAGGAAGGGACAAATCTGCTGGCAACTTGGACCTCACAGGAGGGTGGAGGGCAGCCAGGTGTGAACAGGCTCAGTTTGCAGCAGTTTTGTTAAATGAAGTTAGACAGTTGCTAAAAGCATCTCCCTAATGAGGATTTAAAAAACGTCGTTTCTGTTTTTTTCGTTGAatgttttttcactcttttcctaTCCTTAACGGAAAGAAAAAATGAGGGTGGAGTCACGGGGCTATAACAGGAAGAAGGAGAGGCACTGCCAGGGCACTTGAGACTTGTCCTAACTGGGAGATTTTCACACAAATGGAAAACTCCTCCTCTGCACTTATTCTGATCCATCCTTCAGTCTTCATTTCTCCAAAAACCCTTAAACACTCGTCTTCAGCCCTGGCCCAGCCACGTGGAAGACTGACAGGTTCCACAGTGCAGACCAGATTCACCGTGCAAACGGGGACCAAGGGCTTTCCTGAGCTGGCCCTGCCTCTGGCAACTGGGCTGACCTTTACTTTAACAGCTCTTCCTGCTACCTCAAGATAAAGAACCTACATTTTTCACTGCAGgacagatttttttctaagtttcccACCTCACAGCATGATAGACAAATTAAGAAAAACCACACCCAGCTTTATAATGAAAACCAGTGGCAGGCTTTTCCCTCCagtgttcatttgtttttggtgTATATGTGTGGTACATAGTGAAGCTGGCTGGGCAAACAGGTATTAGGACCCTGTTTTTTGTTGGGGGAGGGTTACATCTGACCCTAGAAGGCTCTCCCTTAAGGTGTTTTCAGCGGTATGGGTGACCCTCTTGTTCACATTCCCTCAGCAACCTGGGGGTGCCCCCACCCCTGGAGAGGGGCTTTTGTGTTTGGAAGGCTGGGTTGGGCAGCAGAGCCTGTTTGAGTTCATCCCAGGGTAGAAGCTACTTGAGACACATCCCTAAGGCCTTTCCCAAGGCCAGAAGCCACAGGGAAATCCTATTCACATCCTGGGCCTTCCCTGCATGACTGCCATCCAAGTACAATCAACAGCATCGCAGGACAGAGTGAGAACGCCTGAGGGTGCTGAAAGCCAGGTATCCCCTTTCCAATTCATCATGCAGCTGAGGTCAAATAAAGCTCCTcattgcaccacctgggcagGTAGGTTTCAGAATCTTAAGAACCTCTATGGTCCCTGTGAATCAAGCTCGTCCCTGCTGCCCAcaaccctggcaggctgcaggcagCGAGAGCCTTGCTGGCAGCTGCCTCTTACACCTACCCCTTgcaactctctctctccccatttcCACCTTACAACCTCCACTCTTGTCACTACTCTGTCCAGAATATGCCCCACTTTCTATCTCTCAAAACTGAGGCTTTGACCTCAAGGCCTGGCTCAAGtcctccttctccaggaagatgtCCCCAACGCACCACAGGTGGATCTGCCCTACATGGTGCTTGCTCTGACCTTACACGGCTCTGCTGCAGTCCTGGCCTGCCTCTTACCCCAACAAATCACTCAGTACTTCAGGCTTCCGCCTCCTTCTCTGCACTGTGGGAAGGATCTACTGCACAGGGCAATTCTGAGGATTAACTGCGCTAGCGCCATCCAAGCAAAGTTCCCGCTCAGAGTCCAAGTGGATACCCGATAGTGCCCTGATCAGAGGAGGGCACTGCTCAGGTAATTTTTGGTTTGACAACAAGTTTCCAGAGTTGTTTGGAGAAAAAATACCCCTGAAACAGAGAAAGTTTGTGCAGCCAATTTACTGCTGGTTTTGTGGTCtacaaaaacataaagaaaacaataagCTTGAGGCTAGAATTAGAGTGAAATTGGGACATTTTTGCCTAGTGTGGACATGATCTAGAAAGAATCTAGATTTCTCAAcaaaaagtctataaaaataGTCACTaaggtaaaaaaatttttttaaagaaaagggaaatctaTTTAATTTCTTGGTTTAGCAAGTTAACTACTATGAAACTTAAAGGCGAAAGTAAAATCTACTGGGCCTGGTGGTTCCATGCCCAGTTTTAATTCTTGCAGCTCTTCGATGAggtcccaggcggcactagtggtaaagaacctgcctgccaatgcaggagatatgagacccaggttcgactcctgagttggaaagatcccctggagaagggtacagcaacccgctccagtattcctgcctggagaatcccacgcacagaagcgggctacagtccacagggtcgcaaagagttagacacagctgaagcaacgtagtacacacagcacacacacattatctcTGCCGCATAGCTGAAGAAAATGAGACTCAAGCAGAGCAAATGTCTTATCCCAAACCACATAACAGAGCTGGaaatcaaactcaagtccactgaaaACCAAAATTCACACTCCTCCACTCCATCATTAGAAAAAGCTGGCAACGTGGCTCAAGGTTGGCGTTTTAGCAGGCAGTGTTCAATGTGAGTCTCAGCCACCCCACCCACTAACCTTCCCAGAGGGAGTCTACTTTTGCCTGATAGACCTGTGGGATGCTAATGTTTTGTTTGAAAACAACAAACTTCACTGCCAAGAAAAACCAAGTAATTAATAATTGCAtggttctatacagtcagccctctggtATCCACAAGTTCTGCACCTGCATATTCAAGGAGCTGCGGATCCTGTGCTGTATTTAAGATTCACGGTTGGGGAACCCACAGCTGAGGGAGTTGAGGCTGCAGAACCAGGGATCCGAAGGGCTGACTGAGGGCCTTGAGCATACACAGACTTTGGTATCTGCACGGGAAGAGGGGGTTCGGGAACAAATTCCCCGAGGACACTGAGTCTTCCTAAAGCCTGAGATGAAACCAGAGGTTcaactatttttcatttctgctttcaaGTTTTAAAGCTTTCCCTCTCTGCTAATATGGTGGCTGATTTTTCAAAGTTCAAAAacttatagatttttttccctaaatgtcTCATTGTATTACCCAGATGTTTCAAACGCATGTTGCCATTTCCGAGATGTCAGGGGTAGGCGTTATCTAGCAGCTGGTAAATATCATAGTTCATGCCCCATG includes these proteins:
- the LOC109565037 gene encoding LOW QUALITY PROTEIN: large ribosomal subunit protein uL3 (The sequence of the model RefSeq protein was modified relative to this genomic sequence to represent the inferred CDS: inserted 1 base in 1 codon; deleted 2 bases in 1 codon; substituted 1 base at 1 genomic stop codon) encodes the protein MSHRKFSAPRHGSLGFLPRKRSSQHRKKVKSFPKDDSSKPVHLTAFLGYKAGMTHIVREVDRPGSKVNKKEVVEAVTIMETPPMVIVGIVGYVETPXRLRTFKTIFAEHISDECKRRFYKNWHKSKKKAFTKYCKKWQDADSKKPLERDFSSMKKYCQVIRVIAHTQMCLLPLRQKKAYLMEVQVNGGTVEAEKLDWARERLEQQVPVSQVFGQDEMINVIGVTKGQGYKGVTSRWHTKKLPCKTHRGLRKVACIGAWHPAWVAFSVAPAGQKGYHHRTEINKKIYKMGQGYLIKDGKLIKNNASTDYDLSDKSINPLGGFVHYGEVTNDFVMLRGCVVGTKKXVLTLHKSLLVQTKWRALEKIDLKCIDTTSKFGHGRFQTVEEKKAFMGPLKKDRIAKEEGA